A genome region from Leguminivora glycinivorella isolate SPB_JAAS2020 chromosome 13, LegGlyc_1.1, whole genome shotgun sequence includes the following:
- the LOC125232831 gene encoding uncharacterized protein LOC125232831 isoform X3 produces MDKVLCFILLLNAGLVYSQLLSTVNNVRLVNHMPYILEVMETTMKDVEAHGWCNLKIPNHEVEIDENIFDWTVKGRVAFKNGFVTSIQKVDLIQSTLQQVWRFDNSDNTTSVFVQATLRMVDVRLGYDVEVTLDDGRIHHFTGIFRHNIVQYPFAYDVTSAATGMAAWASDVFQPILLNVTTYKVKFPQICYNCNA; encoded by the exons ATGGATAAAGTGTTgtgttttattttgttattaaatgCGGGGCTGGTTTACTCACAATTATTGAGTACAG TAAACAATGTTCGTCTAGTCAACCACATGCCATATATTCTGGAGGTCATGGAAACAACTATGAAGGATGTGGAGGCTCATGGCTGGTGCAACTTGAAGATACCAAACCATGAGGTTGAAATTGA TGAAAATATATTCGATTGGACAGTCAAAGGCCGTGTCGCGTTCAAAAATGGCTTCGTCACGTCGATCCAGAAGGTGGACCTGATTCAGAGCACCCTACAACAAGTGTGGCGGTTTGACAACTCAGACAATACCACCAGCGTGTTTGTCCAG GCTACGCTAAGGATGGTAGACGTGAGGTTGGGGTACGACGTCGAAGTAACCCTGGATGATGGCAGAATCCACCATTTCACGGGGATCTTTAGACACAACATCGTCCAGTATCCCTTTGCG TACGACGTGACAAGCGCCGCTACTGGCATGGCGGCCTGGGCTTCAGATGTTTTCCAACCTATCCTACTCAACGTGACTACCTACAAGGTCAAATTCCCTCAGATCTGCTACAACTGCAACGCTTAA
- the LOC125232832 gene encoding uncharacterized protein LOC125232832 isoform X1, with translation MKFCALICFIFATNLVYGQWVSRVFLQEAQDYFNKVVQETVLRLEQQGFSSLRLQDFHQTISQQMYKWHVTGNVTYTNGFLVSIQKMDITNFQQQTSSITVNGSVTNFATVHGRLNLRDMKIGYDVIAELEDDGNHRFTGTFVHTLSWFTFRILKNLHTQEITADVTLDSLSGGLHRMQYMPANKITEVLSRTYTPNNIRNSVASWGRDIIHPILLDVAQNKIQFPSVCLDCR, from the exons ATGAAGTTTTGTGcacttatttgttttatttttgcaacTAATTTGGTTTATGGACAATGGG TAAGCCGAGTTTTTTTGCAGGAAGCCCAGGATTATTTCAATAAGGTGGTTCAAGAAACTGTCCTGCGCTTGGAGCAGCAGGGTTTCAGCTCTCTTCGACTTCAAGATTTCCATCAAACAATAAG CCaacaaatgtacaaatggcaCGTCACGGGTAACGTCACGTACACAAATGGTTTCCTAGTGTCCATTCAGAAAATGGACATTACGAACTTCCAGCAACAAACATCTTCCATCACTGTAAATGGTAGCGTTACTAACTTCGCTACGGTCCATGGACGGTTGAATTTAAGGGATATGAAG ATCGGATATGATGTGATTGCTGAACTAGAAGACGATGGCAATCATAGGTTCACCGGAACTTTCGTTCACACTCTGAGCTGGTTTACCTTTAGA ATATTGAAGAACTTGCACACACAAGAGATAACTGCCGATGTGACCTTGGACAGTCTAAGCGGAGGACTCCATAGAATGCAGTACATGCCGGCAAACAAAATAACTGAAGTTCTTTCTAGAACT TACACTCCAAACAACATTCGGAACAGCGTAGCAAGTTGGGGTCGCGACATCATCCATCCTATTCTTTTGGACGTTGCTCAGAATAAGATCCAATTTCCTTCAGTGTGCCTTGACTGCAGATAA
- the LOC125232831 gene encoding uncharacterized protein LOC125232831 isoform X1 encodes MDKVLCFILLLNAGLVYSQLLSTVNNVRLVNHMPYILEVMETTMKDVEAHGWCNLKIPNHEVEIDENIFDWTVKGRVAFKNGFVTSIQKVDLIQSTLQQVWRFDNSDNTTSVFVQATLRMVDVRLGYDVEVTLDDGRIHHFTGIFRHNIVQYPFAVVYNMFTEELTATVTMTTLARSTNKMIFAPATALTQVLTHSYDVTSAATGMAAWASDVFQPILLNVTTYKVKFPQICYNCNA; translated from the exons ATGGATAAAGTGTTgtgttttattttgttattaaatgCGGGGCTGGTTTACTCACAATTATTGAGTACAG TAAACAATGTTCGTCTAGTCAACCACATGCCATATATTCTGGAGGTCATGGAAACAACTATGAAGGATGTGGAGGCTCATGGCTGGTGCAACTTGAAGATACCAAACCATGAGGTTGAAATTGA TGAAAATATATTCGATTGGACAGTCAAAGGCCGTGTCGCGTTCAAAAATGGCTTCGTCACGTCGATCCAGAAGGTGGACCTGATTCAGAGCACCCTACAACAAGTGTGGCGGTTTGACAACTCAGACAATACCACCAGCGTGTTTGTCCAG GCTACGCTAAGGATGGTAGACGTGAGGTTGGGGTACGACGTCGAAGTAACCCTGGATGATGGCAGAATCCACCATTTCACGGGGATCTTTAGACACAACATCGTCCAGTATCCCTTTGCG GTGGTGTACAACATGTTCACTGAAGAATTGACCGCGACGGTGACTATGACCACTCTGGCAAGAAGCACAAATAAGATGATTTTCGCTCCTGCTACGGCTCTTACACAAGTGTTGACACACTCG TACGACGTGACAAGCGCCGCTACTGGCATGGCGGCCTGGGCTTCAGATGTTTTCCAACCTATCCTACTCAACGTGACTACCTACAAGGTCAAATTCCCTCAGATCTGCTACAACTGCAACGCTTAA
- the LOC125232831 gene encoding uncharacterized protein LOC125232831 isoform X2, whose protein sequence is MPYILEVMETTMKDVEAHGWCNLKIPNHEVEIDENIFDWTVKGRVAFKNGFVTSIQKVDLIQSTLQQVWRFDNSDNTTSVFVQATLRMVDVRLGYDVEVTLDDGRIHHFTGIFRHNIVQYPFAVVYNMFTEELTATVTMTTLARSTNKMIFAPATALTQVLTHSYDVTSAATGMAAWASDVFQPILLNVTTYKVKFPQICYNCNA, encoded by the exons ATGCCATATATTCTGGAGGTCATGGAAACAACTATGAAGGATGTGGAGGCTCATGGCTGGTGCAACTTGAAGATACCAAACCATGAGGTTGAAATTGA TGAAAATATATTCGATTGGACAGTCAAAGGCCGTGTCGCGTTCAAAAATGGCTTCGTCACGTCGATCCAGAAGGTGGACCTGATTCAGAGCACCCTACAACAAGTGTGGCGGTTTGACAACTCAGACAATACCACCAGCGTGTTTGTCCAG GCTACGCTAAGGATGGTAGACGTGAGGTTGGGGTACGACGTCGAAGTAACCCTGGATGATGGCAGAATCCACCATTTCACGGGGATCTTTAGACACAACATCGTCCAGTATCCCTTTGCG GTGGTGTACAACATGTTCACTGAAGAATTGACCGCGACGGTGACTATGACCACTCTGGCAAGAAGCACAAATAAGATGATTTTCGCTCCTGCTACGGCTCTTACACAAGTGTTGACACACTCG TACGACGTGACAAGCGCCGCTACTGGCATGGCGGCCTGGGCTTCAGATGTTTTCCAACCTATCCTACTCAACGTGACTACCTACAAGGTCAAATTCCCTCAGATCTGCTACAACTGCAACGCTTAA
- the LOC125232832 gene encoding uncharacterized protein LOC125232832 isoform X2 gives MDNGEAQDYFNKVVQETVLRLEQQGFSSLRLQDFHQTISQQMYKWHVTGNVTYTNGFLVSIQKMDITNFQQQTSSITVNGSVTNFATVHGRLNLRDMKIGYDVIAELEDDGNHRFTGTFVHTLSWFTFRILKNLHTQEITADVTLDSLSGGLHRMQYMPANKITEVLSRTYTPNNIRNSVASWGRDIIHPILLDVAQNKIQFPSVCLDCR, from the exons ATGGACAATGGG GAAGCCCAGGATTATTTCAATAAGGTGGTTCAAGAAACTGTCCTGCGCTTGGAGCAGCAGGGTTTCAGCTCTCTTCGACTTCAAGATTTCCATCAAACAATAAG CCaacaaatgtacaaatggcaCGTCACGGGTAACGTCACGTACACAAATGGTTTCCTAGTGTCCATTCAGAAAATGGACATTACGAACTTCCAGCAACAAACATCTTCCATCACTGTAAATGGTAGCGTTACTAACTTCGCTACGGTCCATGGACGGTTGAATTTAAGGGATATGAAG ATCGGATATGATGTGATTGCTGAACTAGAAGACGATGGCAATCATAGGTTCACCGGAACTTTCGTTCACACTCTGAGCTGGTTTACCTTTAGA ATATTGAAGAACTTGCACACACAAGAGATAACTGCCGATGTGACCTTGGACAGTCTAAGCGGAGGACTCCATAGAATGCAGTACATGCCGGCAAACAAAATAACTGAAGTTCTTTCTAGAACT TACACTCCAAACAACATTCGGAACAGCGTAGCAAGTTGGGGTCGCGACATCATCCATCCTATTCTTTTGGACGTTGCTCAGAATAAGATCCAATTTCCTTCAGTGTGCCTTGACTGCAGATAA